ATTATGAAACACTAAAAGAGACAATATTTCAACTTCATCCGTAAAAGTATTTTacaagtattttttattaaaacttCAAGCAAATTTGctttactttaattaaaaaaaataatcacggtggaagaggggttagtgcgtctgtctcacaatacgaaggtcctaagtagtcctgggttcaatcccgggctcgggatctttctgtgtggagtttgcatgttcccgtgacagcgtgggttctactccggcttcctcccacctccaaagacatgcacctggggataggcccctcccacctccaaagacatgcacctggggataggcccctcccacctccaaagacatgcacctggggataggcccctcctacctccaaagacatgcacctggggataggttgattggcaacactaaatggtccctagtgtgtgaatgttgtctgtctatctgtgttggtcctaagatgattgaggtggcgacttgtccagggtgtacgtgccttccacttgattgtagctgagataaacaccagcgccacccgcaaccccaaagggaataagcggtaggaaatggatggatggatggaaatccatGTGACAattatctgtccatccatccattcatcttcttccgcttctctgaggtcgggtcacgggggcagcagcctaagcagggaagcccagacttttctctccccagccacttcgtccagctcttactgggggatcccgaggcgttcccaggccaaccgggagacatagtctacccaagtggttctcaaccttttttcagtgatgtaacccctgtgaacatttttttaattaaagtacaccctaatcagagcaaagcatttttggttgaaaaaaagaggtaaagaagtaaaatacagcactatgtcatcactttctgactgattaaattttataacagtgcaaaatattgctcatttgtagtggtctttcttcaactatttggaaaagaagctataaaaatatttttttttctccaaatagttcaagaaagaccaaaaatatatttattaaaaaaaaaaaaaagatataaaaatagtggcttcacgatggcagaggggttagtgcgtctgcctcacaatacgaaggtcctgagtagtcctgggttcaatcccgggctcgggatctttctgtgtggagtttgcatgttctccccgtgactgcatgggttccctccgggtactccggcttcctcccacctccaaagacatgcacctggggataggcccctcccacctccaaagacatgcacctggggataggctcctcccacctccaaagacatgcacctggggataggcccctcccacctccaaagacatgcacctggggataggttgataggcaacactaaatggtccctagtgtgtgaatgttgtctgtctatctgtgttggccctgtgatgaggtggtgacttgtccagtttgtagctaagataggcaccagcgccccccgcgaccccaaagggaataagtggtaggaaatggatggatggatggatggatataaaaataactaaaaacctgttgaaaaataaacaagtgattcaattctaaatgcagatttctacacatagaagtaatcatcaacttaaagtgccctctttggggattgtaatagagatccatctggattcatcaacttcattctgaacatttcttcacaaaaaaataaatctttaacatcaatatttatggaacatgtccacacaaaatctagctgtcaacactgaatattgcattgttgtatttcttttcacagtttatgaacttattgtgatgctttgctggcatcgtgatGTGGTTTTTGTTCTCTCGGGGACGCAGTttgagatggacacagcgtgaaggtaagtatgatgatttatttaactataaAAACGGATTAGGAacagaaatacttgcacaaaggcactaaagacaaaacaaacagaaagcgctTGCCGGCAACAAgcaacagaatagcgtggaagctaaagtacacaaaagtctttaccacaatgcaggaatagcgacatcacctgttgcatttagcaaatgagaatccgagaccgaatgaaaaacaagggcaggcttaaaaagaagggataatcaaaaagcaggtgcgtgCAAagaacaaaaggcaggtgacacaaacgGGTTACTATGACaaaggaaacaaaacaggaagtgtcaccaggaactaaggagtcaaacactacaaggatgtgatacaaaacagaacaaaaccagaatatgctgTGATCCGAGTAGTGGATAATgacacttatattcatattttgttgaagtattattcaataaatatatttagaaaggatttttgaattgttgctatttttagaatatttaaaaaaaatctcacgtaccctttggcataccttcacgtacccccaggggtacgtgtccactcttccgtcactcgtgaacaagactcctaggtacttgaactcctccacttggggaaaagtctcctccccaacccggagatggcactcaacccttttccgggccagaaccatggactcggacttggaggtgctgattctcattccggtcgcttcacactcagctgcgaactgatccagtgagagctgaagatcctggtcagatgaagccatcaggaccacatcatctgcaaaaagcagagacctaagtctgcagtcaccaaacctgaacccctcaacgccttgactgcgcctagaaattctgtccataaaagttctgaacagaatgggtgacaaaggacagccttggcagagtccaaccctcactggaaacatgtccgacttactaccggcaatgtggaccaagctctgacactgatcatacagggagtggaccgccacaatcagacagtcccataccccaatTGTCCgtcattgtttttaattcaaagtAATATTGAACAGATTATATAACTTTCTGGATGATGGTATGTTATTAGTTGAAGTTTGGTTGTACAATTTAAGATCTTCATTTTAAGGACTTTTAGTGTCATATGGTGGACTTCAGGCAAGGTGTGAAGGTagggacatatttatttattactattaaaaaaaggaacaaaaggcgcgcacaaggcggaactacaaaaacttggctaataaaacaaaaacttgcacaaaggcagaaactatgaacatgaaacaaaactcgatagTGATATGAAAAAACGAAAACTTACGAGGTATGGCAAGAAGCATAATTATGGGCAGTATCAGATGTAAAGtcaccaggctgacttcctggcaactttcggtgtaaataagtgacatgattagtgaaaacaggtgcggactccaaatgtgacacaggtgaaactaatggttgctatggtgacaaaacaagagtgaaaaagcaggaactgattGTCCGAAAAACAAACAGACATGACAATCAGAggctttttaaataatttttttgagaATATGTAAAGAGTTTTTAAAAAGAGGATCAATGAGTACAGTCATAAATGTTTTACATTGCACTATGGACAGTTGCTAAAAGTCCTCCACATCTATATTAGCAAATGTTTACAAAAGTCTGAAACttctgaaataaaaaaatattagaaaaTTGAATACACTCAAAGtcccagtagtgtgtgtgtgacattcatcggtactttaacttttaactttaatttacACCAGCAGAATAAACACTTTAAATTGtactgtgaaaaataaaatgtttgctcaGTCATCAGAATTCTACTGTAAAATGTATGCTGGTTTTTACACTCAATTACTGTACTGTAAAgcactgttttaaaaaaaaatctggcaaaAATGAGGTGccaattttttttcaatcaatcaataaatcaatctaagtttacttaaatagccctaaatcacaagtgtctcacagagctgcacaagccacaatgacatccttggttcagatctcaaatcagggcaagaaaaaactcaacccaatggaatgacaatgagaaaccttggaggggaccacagatgcaGTGTCCAAAACCCTGAAAAGGATATGTCATGTCAGTGATtggtggtccgtggaacccggaGGAAAGAAACCTCCACAGTTGGTTTTACGGTgtattacggtaaatggaaaaaacaaaccattgttatttttacaataaaatactgtcgactgagctgccattttttactgtaatatctaCTTGTCAAAACGGGTAttgtggtggggtttgttttcccggaatgcaaaggaaggtgacgggacatggcgtgaaggtaaatacatgattttaatattaactcaaaagctactaacaaaaggcactcacagtggaggcacaaaacttaacgcagggaacaaaactaacacttaaacataaactgtgcacataaaacaaacaacacttagtGTGACATGAGCAAAGCAGCATGAGCAATGAACATCAGTACGAACATTGGCATGGACggaggaaaaacaaaagagatgacaccagaacgaccaacagaaaatgacaggcttaaatagtaacaacaggtgcgtgagttcaaacaaatgaggcaggtaaaactaatgagttgtcatggaaactaaaacaaaccagggtgccaaaaacaggaactaatggagtcaaaaacaaacagaacatgatcacaagacatgtgACTACTGaccttttttttacattgcagAACAGTTGCAACATTATTACTGCGGAGTATAACATGAAATGATGAATCGTGTTAAAAAAACATGCTGTATGTGAGCAAAGATCTTAACCTCCTAATCCTGAAGCCAAACTTTTCAGTCTCGTAGGTTGGCCAGAAGCTCGTCGATTTCGCCACACATTCTGTTTCTATTCCTGGCCTTAATTTTCTCCAGAATCTGAATGCTTTTTGCCCGATACACCGACGGATGCTGAATAGCGGCCGCCCTCATGTAATATTCTATGGACTTGTAGCTCTGCCTCTTGGTCAGGTGTAAATATTTAGCGTAGGCGCTGTACAGCATCTGTCTGTCTGCAGCTTCCTGACTGTCCTCCAGCAGGTCCTCAAATATCCGGTCGGCTTTAGCTTGGCCGTGCGCAGACTTGGCGCAAATGTTAGCCAGCGTTATTTTCCTTCTCAGTGAAGATTGAGGGTAGAGGGAAATGACTTCCTCGTGCAGGCTGATGGCTCTGTCCATCAGGTTTTGCTCCGGCGGAGTGTCCTTGTAGAAAAGGATTCTCTTTTTGTAGCAGATCGCGGCACACCTCTTCAGGTAACGGTGGCCCGGATGTCTTTCAACAGCTTCCTCCGCCAGGTCCAGAGCTTCCTGCATTGACAGGTGGACTCTGTAGAGTTTAAGTAAGGGTTTGATGCCGCTGTAGCTGCTGGCGGGCTTTCCCAAAACCTTCTTCGCCAGCCGGCATGCCTCGCTTTCAATTCTTCGGCCTTTGGCAGCGCGGGCTGTGAGGTGAAGCGTCGCCAGATACAAGTTGTCCGGGTCATGTTTGACGGCGATGTCCATTTTCTCCAAAATGTCAGCTTGCAGCCGCGCGTTGTAGCGTTTGGAAGTCCTGGCTAAAGCTACAACGTGGCTGGAGTGCCACTCCACCACGTCCGGCTGCATCCTGATGGCTCTCTGGAAATATTCCACTACCAGAGGGGTCTTGTCTTTCCCAAACGTCATCAAGGTCCAGGCCTTTTCGGCACAGATTTCTGGATGGAGTTCTTCAAGGCACGGAGAAGGGTGGTCAATCAGAAGGGTCTGGACCTTGGACAGATACGATTGACTTTCCGCCTGTTCTCCCATGAGGTGGTGCAGCCAAGCCAGGTTCCCGTAGTTTATGACAAGCCAGGGACCTTCTTCTGAGATGGTGTTCCTCACCTGACGCAGAGCCTCTGCAGCCCGGCGGAAGTAACGCAAGGCCTCCGGCGTGAGGCCCAGCTGGTGGTGTATGAAACCCTGCAAGTTGTACATGTGACCCAGCCAGCTGTATCCCTCCACGGTGCCGATGTCTTCCACTTTGTCCTTAAGCAAGAACAGTCTGGATCTGCTGGCGTGCAGCTTCCACGTGAAGTGACACTGCAGGGCCTCCAGGCGGGCTTCCGCTTCGGTTTGTGTTCCAGCGACGCTGAAAATGTGCCATATTGGAAAGGATAAGAAGACAAAGTTTTACGAAATTGATAGAAAATAAGGTCAGTAAAAAGACATTTTTGGGGGCAATAAGGAATAGTGATTGTAATAATAACTGGAATTGTGGATTCCCAGATGCTGAAGCTGAACATAAATGCTGATTGGAGGTTGAATGACTGTTGGAATCGTTTAAATGTTGACAGTGTtggaatgttgaagagctgacgctgaCCTGAAACTGAGTATCACTAACCATGAATAAAACACAcaggtcaatcccaagttcttttggatgACAGTTACGTTGAGAAAGAAGGACCATTGAGACAGAATAGTACTTGGCCAAATTTTACTAAAGCGTGAGGAGATCAGCCCTTACAACGCGACAATAGCATCAGCAAGAAGAGGTCTGAATCCAAACAAAAAGAGTTAGCTTATGTagctaaccatgaattgattaccgtgaaccccgacttaaagaagttgaaaaacttattggggtgttaccatttagtggtcaattgtaggaaatatgtactgtactgtgcaatctactaatacaagtttcaatcaatcaatcaaagcacgaAAAGTGTTCCTCTCACCCAGAAAGgagcactctctctctctctctacttatatatccatccatccattttctaccgcttgtccttttttctcactggagcctatcacagctgcttgtacaccctggacaaggataTGTTTTCAGATTTAtaaaattttttatatttttaatttaccTAATTTTTAGTTtcataacttatttttacactcctccctctccatatatatatatatatatatatatatatatatatataatggaaaatctacagttgttgtttttactgtgtATCAAATCTTTGATAGTTGTTTTAATGGTGCATTACTGTTAAaaacctgttttgtttttttaatgtaacaataatatatatatatatatatatatatatatatatatatatatatatataaataaa
This genomic stretch from Nerophis ophidion isolate RoL-2023_Sa linkage group LG22, RoL_Noph_v1.0, whole genome shotgun sequence harbors:
- the LOC133540396 gene encoding interferon-induced protein with tetratricopeptide repeats 1-like isoform X2, with amino-acid sequence MSVAGTQTEAEARLEALQCHFTWKLHASRSRLFLLKDKVEDIGTVEGYSWLGHMYNLQGFIHHQLGLTPEALRYFRRAAEALRQVRNTISEEGPWLVINYGNLAWLHHLMGEQAESQSYLSKVQTLLIDHPSPCLEELHPEICAEKAWTLMTFGKDKTPLVVEYFQRAIRMQPDVVEWHSSHVVALARTSKRYNARLQADILEKMDIAVKHDPDNLYLATLHLTARAAKGRRIESEACRLAKKVLGKPASSYSGIKPLLKLYRVHLSMQEALDLAEEAVERHPGHRYLKRCAAICYKKRILFYKDTPPEQNLMDRAISLHEEVISLYPQSSLRRKITLANICAKSAHGQAKADRIFEDLLEDSQEAADRQMLYSAYAKYLHLTKRQSYKSIEYYMRAAAIQHPSVYRAKSIQILEKIKARNRNRMCGEIDELLANLRD
- the LOC133540396 gene encoding interferon-induced protein with tetratricopeptide repeats 1-like isoform X1 produces the protein MKGLARGFGVQVSIPLQKSHLASSFPPTITSSFSAKQQNSEDVSQRVAGTQTEAEARLEALQCHFTWKLHASRSRLFLLKDKVEDIGTVEGYSWLGHMYNLQGFIHHQLGLTPEALRYFRRAAEALRQVRNTISEEGPWLVINYGNLAWLHHLMGEQAESQSYLSKVQTLLIDHPSPCLEELHPEICAEKAWTLMTFGKDKTPLVVEYFQRAIRMQPDVVEWHSSHVVALARTSKRYNARLQADILEKMDIAVKHDPDNLYLATLHLTARAAKGRRIESEACRLAKKVLGKPASSYSGIKPLLKLYRVHLSMQEALDLAEEAVERHPGHRYLKRCAAICYKKRILFYKDTPPEQNLMDRAISLHEEVISLYPQSSLRRKITLANICAKSAHGQAKADRIFEDLLEDSQEAADRQMLYSAYAKYLHLTKRQSYKSIEYYMRAAAIQHPSVYRAKSIQILEKIKARNRNRMCGEIDELLANLRD